A portion of the Aythya fuligula isolate bAytFul2 chromosome 10, bAytFul2.pri, whole genome shotgun sequence genome contains these proteins:
- the ARHGEF3 gene encoding rho guanine nucleotide exchange factor 3 isoform X3, producing MMLDGFFNVTWKEPSNKRVKPLSRVTSLASLIPPVRATPLKRFSQTLQRSISFRSDSRPDLFSPRPWSRSMPPANTKRRDSKLWSETFDVCVNHMLTSKEIKRQEAIFELAQGEEDLIEDLKLAKKAYHDPMLKLSIMTEQELNQIFGTLDSLIPLHEDLLRRLQEVRKSDGSTEHVGHILVDWLPCLNSYDSYCSNQVAAKALLDHKKQDHRVQDFLQRCLESPFSRKLDLWHFLDIPRSRLVKYPLLLREILRHTPNDHPDQQHLEEAINIIQGIVADINIKTGESECQYYKERLIYLEEGQRDSLIDNSRVLCCHGELKNNKGVKLHVFLFQEVLVITRAITHNEQLCYQLYRQPIPIRDLLLEELQDGEVRLGGSIRGAFSNNERIRNFFRVSFKHGSQSQSHSLQANDSFNKQQWLNCIRQAKEKVMCAGKAGEMNSEAHFILSPNGSRVSQGETTLEQMDQSDSESDCSMDTSEISIDCDRMEQTNSCENEKQIETNV from the exons ATGATGTTAGATGGATTTTTTAACGTCACTTGGAAG GAGCCTAGTAACAAGCGGGTCAAGCCTCTTTCCAGAGTTACATCACTAGCAAGTCTCATCCCTCCTGTAAGGGCCACTCCATTGAAGCGGTTCAGCCAAACACTTCAG CGTTCTATAAGTTTCCGTAGTGACAGTCGCCCAGATCTGTTCAGTCCACGGCCATGGTCTCGAAGTATGCCGCCTGCTAACACAAAGCGGAGAGACAGCAAACTGTGGAGTGAGACCTTTGATGTTTGTGTCAATCACATGCTTACATCTAAAGAAATCAAGCGTCAAgag GCTATCTTTGAACTCGCACAGGGAGAGGAAGACTTGATAGAAGATCTGAAGTTAGCGAAAAAg GCTTATCATGACCCAATGCTTAAACTTTCCATAATGACAGAGCAAGAGCTGAACCAAATTTTTGGAACACTGGACTCTCTAATTCCTTTACATGAAG ATCTTCTTAGGCGGCTTCAAGAAGTCAGGAAATCTGATGGATCAACAGAACACGTTGGCCATATCCTTGTGGATTGG CTCCCATGCCTAAACTCCTATGATAGCTACTGTAGCAATCAAGTAGCAGCCAAAGCCTTACTGGATCACAAGAAACAAGATCACAGAGTGCAAGATTTCCTGCAGCGCTGCTTAGAGTCTCCTTTTAGTCGCAAGCTGGACCTTTGGCATTTCCTTGACATCCCAAGAAGCCGTTTGGTTAAATACCCATTACTGCTCAGAGAGATTTTGAGACACACACCAAATGATCATCCAGATCAACAGCACCTTGAAGAAGCT aTAAACATAATTCAGGGTATAGTGGCTGACATTAACATAAAGACTGGTGAATCTGAATGCCAATACTACAAAGAAAGACTTATTTATCTTGAAGAAGGCCAAAGGGATTCACTGATTGATAATTCACGTGTTCTATGTTGTCATGGTGAACTGAAGAACAACAAGGGAGTG aaactgCACGTCTTCCTCTTCCAAGAAGTCTTGGTGATTACTCGAGCTATCACCCATAATGAACAGCTCTGCTACCAACTGTATCGACAGCCAATTCCAATAAGGGATCTTTTGCTAGAAGAATTGCAAGATGGAGAAGTGCGACTGGGTGGATCCATACGTGGTGCATTTAGCAACAATGAGAGAA TCAGAAATTTCTTTAGAGTCAGCTTCAAACATGGATCTCAAAGCCAGTCTCATTCACTGCAAGCCAATGACTCCTTCAACAAACAGCAGTGGCTTAATTGTATCCGGCAGGCCAAAGAAAAAGTCATGTGTGCAGGAAAAGCTGGAGAGATGAACTcagaagcacattttattttgtcaccAAATGGAAGCAGAGTATCCCAGGGAGAAACCACGCTTGAGCAAATGGACCAATCAGACAGTGAGTCAGACTGTAGTATGGACACCAGTGAGATCAGCATCGACTGTGACCGTATGGAACAGACAAACtcttgtgaaaatgaaaaacaaatagaaaccAATGTTTGA
- the ARHGEF3 gene encoding rho guanine nucleotide exchange factor 3 isoform X2, whose translation MVWCCFFVHHQKKRKQSTQDEDTISICSLDTSEPSNKRVKPLSRVTSLASLIPPVRATPLKRFSQTLQRSISFRSDSRPDLFSPRPWSRSMPPANTKRRDSKLWSETFDVCVNHMLTSKEIKRQEAIFELAQGEEDLIEDLKLAKKAYHDPMLKLSIMTEQELNQIFGTLDSLIPLHEDLLRRLQEVRKSDGSTEHVGHILVDWLPCLNSYDSYCSNQVAAKALLDHKKQDHRVQDFLQRCLESPFSRKLDLWHFLDIPRSRLVKYPLLLREILRHTPNDHPDQQHLEEAINIIQGIVADINIKTGESECQYYKERLIYLEEGQRDSLIDNSRVLCCHGELKNNKGVKLHVFLFQEVLVITRAITHNEQLCYQLYRQPIPIRDLLLEELQDGEVRLGGSIRGAFSNNERIRNFFRVSFKHGSQSQSHSLQANDSFNKQQWLNCIRQAKEKVMCAGKAGEMNSEAHFILSPNGSRVSQGETTLEQMDQSDSESDCSMDTSEISIDCDRMEQTNSCENEKQIETNV comes from the exons GAGCCTAGTAACAAGCGGGTCAAGCCTCTTTCCAGAGTTACATCACTAGCAAGTCTCATCCCTCCTGTAAGGGCCACTCCATTGAAGCGGTTCAGCCAAACACTTCAG CGTTCTATAAGTTTCCGTAGTGACAGTCGCCCAGATCTGTTCAGTCCACGGCCATGGTCTCGAAGTATGCCGCCTGCTAACACAAAGCGGAGAGACAGCAAACTGTGGAGTGAGACCTTTGATGTTTGTGTCAATCACATGCTTACATCTAAAGAAATCAAGCGTCAAgag GCTATCTTTGAACTCGCACAGGGAGAGGAAGACTTGATAGAAGATCTGAAGTTAGCGAAAAAg GCTTATCATGACCCAATGCTTAAACTTTCCATAATGACAGAGCAAGAGCTGAACCAAATTTTTGGAACACTGGACTCTCTAATTCCTTTACATGAAG ATCTTCTTAGGCGGCTTCAAGAAGTCAGGAAATCTGATGGATCAACAGAACACGTTGGCCATATCCTTGTGGATTGG CTCCCATGCCTAAACTCCTATGATAGCTACTGTAGCAATCAAGTAGCAGCCAAAGCCTTACTGGATCACAAGAAACAAGATCACAGAGTGCAAGATTTCCTGCAGCGCTGCTTAGAGTCTCCTTTTAGTCGCAAGCTGGACCTTTGGCATTTCCTTGACATCCCAAGAAGCCGTTTGGTTAAATACCCATTACTGCTCAGAGAGATTTTGAGACACACACCAAATGATCATCCAGATCAACAGCACCTTGAAGAAGCT aTAAACATAATTCAGGGTATAGTGGCTGACATTAACATAAAGACTGGTGAATCTGAATGCCAATACTACAAAGAAAGACTTATTTATCTTGAAGAAGGCCAAAGGGATTCACTGATTGATAATTCACGTGTTCTATGTTGTCATGGTGAACTGAAGAACAACAAGGGAGTG aaactgCACGTCTTCCTCTTCCAAGAAGTCTTGGTGATTACTCGAGCTATCACCCATAATGAACAGCTCTGCTACCAACTGTATCGACAGCCAATTCCAATAAGGGATCTTTTGCTAGAAGAATTGCAAGATGGAGAAGTGCGACTGGGTGGATCCATACGTGGTGCATTTAGCAACAATGAGAGAA TCAGAAATTTCTTTAGAGTCAGCTTCAAACATGGATCTCAAAGCCAGTCTCATTCACTGCAAGCCAATGACTCCTTCAACAAACAGCAGTGGCTTAATTGTATCCGGCAGGCCAAAGAAAAAGTCATGTGTGCAGGAAAAGCTGGAGAGATGAACTcagaagcacattttattttgtcaccAAATGGAAGCAGAGTATCCCAGGGAGAAACCACGCTTGAGCAAATGGACCAATCAGACAGTGAGTCAGACTGTAGTATGGACACCAGTGAGATCAGCATCGACTGTGACCGTATGGAACAGACAAACtcttgtgaaaatgaaaaacaaatagaaaccAATGTTTGA
- the ARHGEF3 gene encoding rho guanine nucleotide exchange factor 3 isoform X1, giving the protein MVAKDYPFYLAVKRTNCALDVQAASFPAKETEEPSNKRVKPLSRVTSLASLIPPVRATPLKRFSQTLQRSISFRSDSRPDLFSPRPWSRSMPPANTKRRDSKLWSETFDVCVNHMLTSKEIKRQEAIFELAQGEEDLIEDLKLAKKAYHDPMLKLSIMTEQELNQIFGTLDSLIPLHEDLLRRLQEVRKSDGSTEHVGHILVDWLPCLNSYDSYCSNQVAAKALLDHKKQDHRVQDFLQRCLESPFSRKLDLWHFLDIPRSRLVKYPLLLREILRHTPNDHPDQQHLEEAINIIQGIVADINIKTGESECQYYKERLIYLEEGQRDSLIDNSRVLCCHGELKNNKGVKLHVFLFQEVLVITRAITHNEQLCYQLYRQPIPIRDLLLEELQDGEVRLGGSIRGAFSNNERIRNFFRVSFKHGSQSQSHSLQANDSFNKQQWLNCIRQAKEKVMCAGKAGEMNSEAHFILSPNGSRVSQGETTLEQMDQSDSESDCSMDTSEISIDCDRMEQTNSCENEKQIETNV; this is encoded by the exons GAGCCTAGTAACAAGCGGGTCAAGCCTCTTTCCAGAGTTACATCACTAGCAAGTCTCATCCCTCCTGTAAGGGCCACTCCATTGAAGCGGTTCAGCCAAACACTTCAG CGTTCTATAAGTTTCCGTAGTGACAGTCGCCCAGATCTGTTCAGTCCACGGCCATGGTCTCGAAGTATGCCGCCTGCTAACACAAAGCGGAGAGACAGCAAACTGTGGAGTGAGACCTTTGATGTTTGTGTCAATCACATGCTTACATCTAAAGAAATCAAGCGTCAAgag GCTATCTTTGAACTCGCACAGGGAGAGGAAGACTTGATAGAAGATCTGAAGTTAGCGAAAAAg GCTTATCATGACCCAATGCTTAAACTTTCCATAATGACAGAGCAAGAGCTGAACCAAATTTTTGGAACACTGGACTCTCTAATTCCTTTACATGAAG ATCTTCTTAGGCGGCTTCAAGAAGTCAGGAAATCTGATGGATCAACAGAACACGTTGGCCATATCCTTGTGGATTGG CTCCCATGCCTAAACTCCTATGATAGCTACTGTAGCAATCAAGTAGCAGCCAAAGCCTTACTGGATCACAAGAAACAAGATCACAGAGTGCAAGATTTCCTGCAGCGCTGCTTAGAGTCTCCTTTTAGTCGCAAGCTGGACCTTTGGCATTTCCTTGACATCCCAAGAAGCCGTTTGGTTAAATACCCATTACTGCTCAGAGAGATTTTGAGACACACACCAAATGATCATCCAGATCAACAGCACCTTGAAGAAGCT aTAAACATAATTCAGGGTATAGTGGCTGACATTAACATAAAGACTGGTGAATCTGAATGCCAATACTACAAAGAAAGACTTATTTATCTTGAAGAAGGCCAAAGGGATTCACTGATTGATAATTCACGTGTTCTATGTTGTCATGGTGAACTGAAGAACAACAAGGGAGTG aaactgCACGTCTTCCTCTTCCAAGAAGTCTTGGTGATTACTCGAGCTATCACCCATAATGAACAGCTCTGCTACCAACTGTATCGACAGCCAATTCCAATAAGGGATCTTTTGCTAGAAGAATTGCAAGATGGAGAAGTGCGACTGGGTGGATCCATACGTGGTGCATTTAGCAACAATGAGAGAA TCAGAAATTTCTTTAGAGTCAGCTTCAAACATGGATCTCAAAGCCAGTCTCATTCACTGCAAGCCAATGACTCCTTCAACAAACAGCAGTGGCTTAATTGTATCCGGCAGGCCAAAGAAAAAGTCATGTGTGCAGGAAAAGCTGGAGAGATGAACTcagaagcacattttattttgtcaccAAATGGAAGCAGAGTATCCCAGGGAGAAACCACGCTTGAGCAAATGGACCAATCAGACAGTGAGTCAGACTGTAGTATGGACACCAGTGAGATCAGCATCGACTGTGACCGTATGGAACAGACAAACtcttgtgaaaatgaaaaacaaatagaaaccAATGTTTGA